The Chloroflexi bacterium ADurb.Bin180 genome includes a region encoding these proteins:
- the fsr gene encoding Fosmidomycin resistance protein: MEGLITQTITPAETPSQAFQTVNVLSVAGAHAVHDMYTSFVAPLVPILIASLAITKTQAGLMIFFLQTPALFQPLIGRLVDRIGLKPVVYLAPAITAVGMSIAGVAPSYTVLAVILTLVGINSAFFHSVGSVMSGTLSGRSIGRGAGLWMFGAEFGRTLGPLLVVAAVSLWTARSLPWLMTIGLAASALLYLKLRQVPFHPARATSPGEPWLKAMRSMGPLLLPILGVVTARAFLVSALTTYLPTYLQEEGASLTMAGVSLSVFEAAGTMGALLGGAISDRLGRHKTVLISLLACVPLMGLFLLSDGWLRLLSLVGLGFFMLSNLGVIMALVQESFPRDRALANGLYLASYFVAGSVMSVVVGWIGDWLGLRAAFTMGAFTPLLGAAMLFLLPGARREPVAATSA, from the coding sequence ATGGAGGGCCTTATCACTCAGACTATCACGCCGGCTGAGACGCCATCCCAGGCGTTCCAGACGGTCAATGTGCTCAGCGTGGCTGGCGCCCACGCGGTGCACGATATGTACACCAGCTTTGTCGCGCCGTTGGTGCCCATTCTCATCGCCAGTCTGGCCATAACCAAGACTCAGGCCGGGCTGATGATCTTTTTCCTGCAGACGCCGGCCTTGTTTCAGCCGCTGATCGGGCGTCTGGTCGACCGCATCGGACTCAAGCCGGTTGTCTACCTCGCACCGGCCATCACGGCGGTGGGGATGAGCATCGCCGGTGTTGCGCCCAGCTACACCGTGCTGGCGGTGATCCTGACCCTGGTGGGCATCAACTCGGCCTTTTTCCATTCCGTTGGCTCGGTGATGTCGGGCACCCTATCAGGCCGGAGCATCGGCCGCGGCGCCGGGTTGTGGATGTTTGGCGCCGAGTTCGGGCGCACCCTGGGACCCCTGCTCGTCGTGGCGGCGGTGAGCCTGTGGACGGCGCGCAGCCTGCCGTGGCTGATGACCATTGGCCTGGCCGCCTCGGCGCTGCTCTACCTCAAACTGCGCCAGGTGCCGTTTCATCCGGCGCGAGCGACCTCACCGGGCGAGCCGTGGCTCAAGGCGATGCGCAGCATGGGCCCCCTGCTGCTGCCCATTCTGGGCGTAGTAACGGCGCGGGCCTTTCTCGTGTCGGCCCTCACGACATACCTGCCCACCTATTTGCAGGAAGAGGGAGCCAGCCTCACCATGGCCGGCGTTTCGCTCTCGGTGTTTGAGGCGGCGGGCACGATGGGCGCTCTCCTGGGCGGGGCCATCAGCGACCGGCTGGGACGCCACAAGACGGTGCTCATCTCGCTGCTGGCCTGCGTGCCGCTGATGGGGCTGTTCCTGCTGTCGGACGGCTGGCTGCGGCTGTTGAGCCTGGTGGGGCTGGGCTTTTTCATGCTGTCCAACCTCGGGGTGATTATGGCCCTGGTGCAGGAGAGCTTTCCCCGAGACCGGGCGCTGGCCAACGGCCTCTACCTGGCCTCGTACTTTGTGGCCGGCTCGGTGATGTCGGTCGTGGTGGGGTGGATCGGCGACTGGCTCGGCCTGCGCGCTGCTTTCACTATGGGTGCCTTCACTCCCCTGCTCGGGGCAGCCATGCTCTTTCTGCTGCCCGGAGCCA